From Oceanotoga teriensis, the proteins below share one genomic window:
- a CDS encoding PspC domain-containing protein, giving the protein MNRLYRSKTNRIFAGVCGGLGDYFNVDPVLIRLIWFASIFAWGTGLLVYIIAAIIIPNEPIGYTREREEEYRQYGSFNQESTKNSTSQKINNKDEGNPEIFKAIVAIIIIFVGASLLFNIFVPFDFFAKAWKILISIILISLGGYMMYSSVKGRK; this is encoded by the coding sequence ATGAACAGACTTTATCGTTCTAAAACAAATAGAATTTTTGCTGGTGTATGTGGTGGATTGGGCGATTATTTTAATGTTGATCCAGTTTTAATAAGGTTAATATGGTTTGCATCTATTTTTGCTTGGGGAACTGGATTATTAGTATACATAATTGCTGCTATAATAATTCCAAATGAACCAATAGGTTATACAAGAGAAAGAGAAGAAGAATATAGACAATACGGTTCTTTTAATCAAGAATCAACAAAAAATTCTACATCTCAAAAAATTAATAATAAAGATGAAGGAAATCCAGAAATTTTTAAGGCTATAGTTGCTATAATAATAATTTTTGTTGGAGCATCATTACTCTTTAATATATTCGTGCCTTTTGATTTTTTTGCAAAGGCTTGGAAAATATTGATAAGTATAATATTAATATCACTTGGAGGATATATGATGTATTCTTCTGTTAAGGGGAGAAAATGA
- a CDS encoding Type 1 glutamine amidotransferase-like domain-containing protein → MVNILLSEYRLNENWIKNEVFKYLNSDYNVVIIPFSFSENEISNDTEWQKAYSKETGSYYNIIIKQFLDFNIKENNIKWLNYYAQDNDEMISIIEKSDIVFLTGGYTKKAVKRIIKKNLVNSIKKSKVVIGASAGALMQFNEYFASPDENFGYDKFNYYDGLKLINSNFMIEVHYNDTKSQNDSIKRALKEKVEKVYALTNEGGLIINNNTIKLLGNVIEFKK, encoded by the coding sequence ATGGTAAATATACTGTTGAGTGAATATAGATTAAATGAAAATTGGATAAAGAATGAAGTTTTTAAATATTTAAATAGTGATTATAATGTTGTTATAATTCCTTTTTCATTCTCAGAAAATGAAATTTCTAATGATACAGAATGGCAAAAAGCTTATTCAAAAGAAACTGGAAGCTATTATAATATAATAATAAAACAATTTTTAGATTTCAATATCAAAGAAAATAATATAAAATGGTTAAATTACTATGCTCAGGATAATGATGAAATGATTAGTATAATTGAAAAATCTGATATTGTATTTTTAACTGGAGGTTATACAAAAAAAGCTGTAAAAAGAATTATTAAAAAAAATCTTGTGAATTCTATTAAAAAATCAAAAGTTGTAATAGGTGCAAGTGCTGGAGCATTGATGCAATTTAATGAATATTTTGCTTCTCCAGATGAAAATTTCGGATATGATAAATTCAATTATTATGATGGATTAAAATTAATAAATAGTAATTTCATGATAGAAGTTCATTATAATGATACTAAATCTCAAAATGATTCTATAAAAAGAGCTTTAAAAGAAAAAGTTGAAAAAGTATATGCTTTAACTAATGAAGGCGGACTTATAATAAATAATAATACTATAAAATTATTAGGCAATGTGATAGAATTCAAAAAATAA
- a CDS encoding LacI family DNA-binding transcriptional regulator: protein MTTLRDISKYSGISITTISRVLNGKKNVSEETRKKVLKILKEFGYTRTDMLKKSSKKTIGVLIPNIRGQHYNIIVDGIEKQLLEQNYEMFLTTTNSLLKKEVAVLDELLLRKVDGIIICTSKEDENYIEKLINSAIPVVVVDRKDSEIQIDSVSIDNYNSGLKAIEYLYKKGHKKILFITGDKTIYSFSERKKAFIDYAYKKKDLDIYFEKGGYKAEHGYNATKKYLEDERDRVTAIFYTNDWQAMGGIKCLHEKGIKIPEEISVMGFDDDFYSAYTYPALTTIAQPRTEIGVNAANLLIERIENRCKSAVKRKILLPTILKERESVIKIKSL, encoded by the coding sequence ATGACAACGCTTAGAGATATTTCAAAATATTCTGGAATTTCTATAACAACAATATCAAGAGTATTAAATGGAAAGAAAAATGTTTCAGAAGAAACTAGAAAAAAAGTTTTAAAAATTTTAAAAGAATTTGGTTATACGAGAACAGATATGTTAAAAAAATCATCAAAAAAAACTATAGGAGTATTAATTCCAAATATTAGAGGACAACATTATAATATAATAGTTGATGGCATAGAAAAACAATTATTGGAACAAAATTATGAAATGTTTTTAACTACAACCAACAGTCTTTTAAAAAAAGAAGTAGCTGTTTTAGATGAACTTCTTTTAAGAAAAGTAGATGGAATAATTATTTGCACATCTAAAGAAGATGAAAATTATATAGAAAAATTAATAAATTCTGCTATTCCAGTTGTAGTTGTTGATAGAAAAGATAGTGAAATTCAAATAGATTCAGTTAGTATAGATAATTATAATTCTGGATTAAAAGCAATTGAATATCTTTATAAAAAAGGTCATAAAAAAATACTCTTTATTACTGGAGATAAAACAATTTATTCTTTTTCTGAAAGAAAAAAAGCTTTTATTGATTATGCATATAAGAAAAAAGATCTTGATATTTATTTTGAAAAAGGTGGATATAAAGCTGAACATGGATATAATGCCACAAAAAAGTACTTAGAAGATGAAAGAGATAGAGTTACAGCCATATTTTATACTAATGATTGGCAAGCAATGGGAGGAATAAAATGTTTGCATGAAAAAGGAATCAAAATACCTGAAGAAATATCTGTAATGGGTTTTGATGATGATTTTTATTCAGCTTATACATATCCCGCTCTTACTACTATAGCTCAGCCAAGAACAGAAATAGGTGTTAATGCTGCAAATTTATTAATTGAAAGAATAGAGAATAGATGTAAAAGTGCAGTTAAAAGAAAAATATTATTACCCACAATTTTAAAAGAAAGAGAATCTGTAATTAAAATAAAAAGCCTTTAA
- a CDS encoding ABC transporter ATP-binding protein, which yields MNDKILEVKDLKLYYKTLRGYVKAIDGIDFEIKKGEILGVAGESGCGKSTLGNGLILLKKPLNYISGEAILNGTNIMNLKNKEMNKLRFKNLSIIPQFAMDAFSPTKKIKIFISDIVSQHGINPDKNFFDKVKERLSLVNLSPSILDNYSIELSGGMKQRLVMVISTLLDPDLLICDEVTSALDVSSQRFVANMISDFRDRKIIGSAMFITHDLSILYQVADRIMIMYAGHVAEIADSDIIIKSPKHPYTKALISSLPKNNVQYINEKLKGIEGTPPNLLNIGDGCRFRFRCKYATEICSKETPIQKKIDENHVISCWNYKQIEGDKNA from the coding sequence ATGAATGATAAAATACTTGAAGTTAAAGATTTGAAACTTTATTATAAGACATTAAGGGGATATGTCAAAGCTATAGATGGAATTGATTTTGAAATAAAAAAAGGAGAAATATTAGGTGTTGCTGGAGAATCTGGATGTGGTAAATCTACTCTTGGAAATGGATTAATTCTCTTGAAAAAGCCATTAAATTATATATCTGGAGAAGCTATTTTAAATGGAACAAATATTATGAATTTAAAAAATAAAGAAATGAATAAATTAAGATTTAAAAATTTATCTATAATACCTCAATTTGCTATGGATGCTTTTAGTCCAACTAAAAAAATAAAAATATTTATTTCTGATATAGTTTCTCAGCATGGAATAAATCCAGATAAAAATTTTTTTGACAAAGTAAAAGAAAGATTGAGTTTAGTGAACTTATCACCATCTATTTTGGATAATTACTCAATAGAACTTTCTGGGGGTATGAAACAAAGACTTGTAATGGTAATATCAACTCTTTTAGATCCGGATTTGCTAATATGTGATGAAGTTACTTCAGCTTTAGATGTTAGTTCTCAGAGATTTGTTGCAAATATGATATCTGATTTCAGAGATAGAAAAATAATCGGATCTGCCATGTTTATAACTCATGATTTATCAATATTATACCAAGTTGCTGATAGAATAATGATTATGTATGCTGGTCATGTAGCAGAAATAGCAGACTCTGATATCATAATAAAGTCTCCAAAACATCCTTATACAAAGGCTTTAATATCTTCATTACCTAAAAACAATGTTCAGTATATTAATGAAAAACTCAAAGGAATAGAAGGTACACCTCCAAATCTTTTGAATATAGGAGACGGTTGTAGATTTAGGTTTAGATGTAAATATGCAACAGAAATATGTTCTAAAGAAACCCCAATTCAAAAGAAAATAGATGAAAATCATGTAATTTCTTGTTGGAATTACAAACAGATCGAAGGTGATAAAAATGCCTAA
- a CDS encoding ABC transporter permease: MSFIEKIKKNDNLYFALRNKKVIIGISIFLFLLIVAIFGPLIAPYDYEEFAGQPYLSPSLEHFMGTSIFGRDIFSQVIYGLRSTFVVGFIGGTIGTIIGLIIGFFAGYKSGSFLDELLMMMTNMLLVIPTIALLIILSAYLPYRGVITQSMIIGFTSWPWVARAVRSQTLSLRNKEFVNLSRISGASSFKIIKDDIAYNMFSYVFMVYILQFAGAILTSVSLDFIGLGPTRGISLGLIMQNAVNWNAIQLGLWWWAILPGVILTVLVTSLYFINTGLDEVFNPTLREM, encoded by the coding sequence CAATATTTTTATTCCTTTTAATAGTGGCAATTTTTGGCCCTTTAATAGCTCCTTATGATTATGAAGAGTTTGCAGGGCAACCATATTTAAGCCCTTCATTAGAACATTTTATGGGAACAAGTATATTTGGAAGAGATATATTTTCTCAAGTTATTTATGGACTTAGATCTACTTTTGTAGTTGGCTTTATAGGAGGAACTATAGGAACTATAATAGGTTTGATAATAGGTTTTTTTGCAGGATATAAAAGTGGTTCTTTTCTTGATGAATTATTGATGATGATGACTAATATGTTGCTTGTAATACCAACAATAGCTTTATTAATAATATTATCTGCATATTTGCCTTATAGAGGTGTAATTACTCAAAGTATGATAATTGGATTTACATCATGGCCTTGGGTTGCAAGAGCCGTACGTTCACAAACTTTATCATTAAGAAATAAAGAGTTTGTCAATCTTTCAAGAATTTCTGGAGCATCATCTTTTAAAATAATAAAAGATGATATAGCTTATAACATGTTTTCATATGTATTTATGGTTTATATTTTGCAATTTGCAGGTGCAATTTTGACTTCTGTTAGTCTCGATTTTATAGGATTAGGTCCTACAAGAGGAATTTCATTGGGCCTTATAATGCAAAATGCTGTGAATTGGAATGCAATACAATTGGGTCTTTGGTGGTGGGCTATATTACCAGGAGTTATATTGACTGTTTTAGTGACTTCACTTTATTTTATAAATACGGGTCTTGATGAAGTCTTTAATCCTACATTGAGAGAGATGTGA
- the bgaS gene encoding beta-galactosidase BgaS produces the protein MYKFEKDFLWGFSISGFQFEMGDKSGKYIDKNTDWYKWVNNSLNIENGIVSGDKPEDGPDYFNYYEEDHSYMKKMGCNILRLGVEWSRIFKESTKDIKVDILREKKDIIDIKITEETIKELKKIADKKAIEDYKNIMNDAKNKGMKIFLNLWHFTLPLWIHDPIKVNNLRQGPFGWVDEDTIIEFVKYAAFMAYEFDEVVDYWSTENEPQVVSSLGYLNCMAGFPPAIMNELYYIKALKNQAQAHARAYDSMKNYTKKPIGLIYAFTWATTLDENKNICDEAMYKSAYYFMDMITKGVYKENFEDEKRYRKDLEKRCDFIGINYYSRTMFEKTPHDIKSISGYGQSCVGMSKSKDNRPVSDIGWEIYPEGLKELLLALKERYNKPMIITENGLSDEEDISRKNYLISHLIMMNEAIKEGADVFGYLHWSYSDNYEWAKGLNKRFGIISIDFKTKKRTPRPSYYIFKEIIKNNEIPDDMIDFAKFPYNYLK, from the coding sequence ATGTACAAGTTTGAAAAAGATTTTTTATGGGGATTTTCTATTTCAGGATTTCAATTCGAAATGGGAGATAAATCTGGTAAATATATAGACAAAAATACAGATTGGTATAAATGGGTTAATAATAGTTTGAATATAGAGAATGGTATTGTTAGTGGAGATAAACCTGAAGATGGTCCAGATTATTTTAACTATTATGAAGAAGATCATTCATATATGAAAAAGATGGGTTGCAATATATTAAGACTGGGTGTCGAATGGTCTAGGATTTTTAAAGAAAGCACAAAAGATATAAAAGTTGATATTTTAAGAGAAAAAAAGGATATAATAGATATAAAAATTACTGAAGAAACTATAAAAGAGTTAAAGAAAATAGCAGATAAGAAAGCTATAGAAGATTATAAAAATATTATGAATGATGCCAAAAATAAAGGAATGAAAATATTTTTAAACTTATGGCATTTCACATTACCGTTATGGATACATGATCCAATAAAAGTAAATAATTTAAGACAGGGCCCTTTTGGATGGGTTGATGAAGATACAATAATAGAGTTTGTAAAATATGCAGCATTTATGGCTTATGAATTTGATGAAGTAGTTGATTATTGGAGTACTGAAAATGAACCTCAAGTAGTTTCTTCTTTGGGATATTTGAATTGTATGGCTGGATTTCCTCCTGCTATAATGAATGAACTTTATTATATCAAAGCATTAAAAAATCAAGCACAAGCACATGCAAGAGCTTATGACTCGATGAAAAACTATACAAAAAAACCTATAGGATTAATATATGCTTTTACTTGGGCGACAACCTTAGATGAGAATAAAAATATATGTGATGAAGCAATGTATAAATCTGCATATTATTTTATGGATATGATAACAAAAGGAGTATATAAAGAAAATTTTGAAGATGAAAAAAGATATAGAAAAGATCTTGAAAAAAGATGTGATTTTATAGGAATTAATTACTATTCGAGAACAATGTTTGAAAAAACACCTCATGATATAAAATCAATTTCCGGATATGGGCAAAGTTGTGTTGGAATGAGTAAATCTAAAGATAATAGACCGGTTTCTGATATTGGTTGGGAAATATATCCAGAGGGATTAAAGGAATTACTTTTAGCCTTAAAAGAAAGATATAATAAACCTATGATAATAACAGAAAATGGATTATCAGATGAAGAAGATATCTCTCGAAAAAATTATTTAATAAGTCATTTAATAATGATGAATGAAGCTATAAAAGAAGGAGCAGATGTTTTTGGTTATCTTCATTGGAGCTATTCAGATAATTATGAATGGGCAAAAGGATTAAATAAAAGATTTGGCATTATAAGTATTGATTTTAAAACTAAAAAAAGGACACCAAGACCTTCTTATTACATATTTAAAGAAATAATTAAAAATAATGAAATACCTGATGATATGATTGATTTTGCAAAATTTCCATATAATTATTTAAAATAA
- a CDS encoding DUF2202 domain-containing protein, whose product MKKIFTLLIVLFTLSIFFAETNNIFTSKESLSSDEINAILLMREEEKLARDVYDYFANLYNSKIFYNISNSEQKHTDSVKNIIEKYNLEDPFINSTGVFENEELQNIYNDLIEKGSNSYIDALKIGAMIEELDIKDIRDSLNYIDNEDIIFVFNNLEKGSVNHLNSFMKNIEKLNSQYSPIYLSEDEFYKLIK is encoded by the coding sequence ATGAAAAAAATTTTTACTTTATTAATTGTTTTATTTACTTTAAGTATTTTCTTTGCGGAGACTAATAATATTTTTACTTCAAAAGAATCTCTCAGTTCTGATGAAATAAATGCTATTTTATTAATGAGAGAAGAAGAAAAATTAGCAAGAGATGTTTATGACTATTTTGCCAATCTATATAATTCAAAAATTTTTTATAATATTTCAAATAGCGAGCAAAAACATACAGATTCTGTAAAAAATATTATAGAAAAATATAATTTAGAAGATCCTTTTATAAACTCTACTGGAGTATTTGAAAATGAAGAATTACAAAACATTTATAATGATTTAATCGAAAAAGGAAGCAATTCATATATTGATGCTTTAAAAATTGGAGCCATGATTGAAGAATTAGATATTAAAGATATCAGAGATTCTTTAAATTATATAGATAATGAAGATATAATATTTGTGTTCAATAATCTTGAAAAAGGTTCTGTAAACCATTTAAACTCTTTTATGAAGAATATAGAAAAATTAAATTCACAATATTCACCAATATATTTATCTGAAGACGAATTCTATAAATTAATAAAATAA
- a CDS encoding MerR family transcriptional regulator: MYSIGEFSLISKLSKKTLRYYDEIDLLKPCEINRDNGYRYYGEKQFILSKEILNYKNLGLSLDEIKKIIYNSNIEISKILDNRLLEIEDQIKILNLQKEKIRILVSGEYSNTECNYNISFEKVEFKSGYIFKIKTNIKNNEYGKEIGYFYEKINKNNIEIISKHMMKIDLNREKNDLEIFAFSKNKNPYTEKFERCDAIKVLCENLEDKSIYYKSLFDYSKDNDINIKFIIEEYFVIRGKIRLNIYMCY; encoded by the coding sequence ATGTATAGTATAGGTGAATTTTCATTAATCTCAAAATTATCTAAGAAAACTTTGAGATATTATGATGAAATAGATTTATTGAAACCTTGTGAAATAAATAGAGATAATGGATATAGATATTATGGTGAAAAACAGTTTATATTATCAAAAGAAATTCTTAATTATAAAAATTTGGGTTTATCATTAGATGAAATAAAAAAAATAATATATAATTCAAATATAGAAATTTCAAAAATATTGGATAATAGATTATTAGAAATAGAAGATCAGATAAAAATATTAAATTTACAAAAAGAAAAAATAAGAATACTGGTTTCTGGAGAGTATAGTAATACGGAATGTAATTATAATATAAGTTTTGAAAAAGTTGAGTTTAAAAGTGGCTATATTTTTAAAATTAAAACAAATATAAAAAATAATGAATATGGAAAAGAAATAGGTTATTTTTATGAAAAAATAAACAAAAATAATATTGAAATAATTTCAAAACATATGATGAAAATAGATTTAAATAGAGAAAAAAACGATTTGGAAATTTTTGCATTTTCAAAAAATAAAAATCCATACACTGAAAAATTTGAAAGATGTGATGCTATAAAAGTTTTATGTGAAAATTTAGAAGATAAATCAATATATTATAAATCTTTATTTGACTATTCCAAAGATAATGATATAAATATAAAATTTATAATAGAAGAATATTTTGTTATTAGAGGAAAAATTAGATTAAATATATATATGTGTTATTAG
- a CDS encoding ABC transporter ATP-binding protein: MPNTLMKVENLQKDFSIGILSKKKIHAVNNITFEIKKGEIISLIGESGSGKTTIGKLILRLLKPSSGNIYYKDKDINLEYKDKRKYYKKVQGIFQDPFASFNPLFKIDRIFDMIFKNFIGESKNKNEKIRDSLECVGMNPEFILKKYPHQLSGGQLQRLLIARALIMDVDVLIADELISMLDASTRIDVLNLLAKICKEKGMAVLFITHDLSLGYYISDTTLIMHKGNLVEKGETSLVYNNPIHPYTKMLLKSIPDIGNKWNKNEKFLPEDINKKVEEFYKSSKDKKGFIEVEKNHNVLFSL, encoded by the coding sequence ATGCCTAATACTTTGATGAAAGTAGAAAATTTACAAAAAGATTTTTCAATAGGAATTTTATCTAAGAAAAAAATTCATGCAGTTAATAATATTACATTTGAAATAAAAAAGGGAGAGATAATATCCCTTATAGGAGAAAGTGGAAGTGGAAAAACAACAATTGGAAAACTCATATTAAGATTATTAAAACCTTCATCAGGGAATATTTATTATAAAGATAAGGATATAAATTTAGAATATAAAGATAAAAGAAAATATTATAAAAAGGTTCAAGGTATTTTTCAAGATCCATTTGCATCATTTAATCCGCTTTTTAAAATAGATAGAATATTTGATATGATATTTAAAAATTTTATTGGAGAAAGTAAAAATAAAAATGAGAAAATAAGGGATTCTTTAGAATGTGTTGGAATGAATCCGGAATTCATATTGAAAAAATATCCTCATCAATTAAGTGGTGGTCAACTTCAAAGACTTTTAATAGCAAGAGCTTTGATAATGGATGTTGATGTTCTAATTGCTGATGAATTAATAAGTATGTTAGATGCATCCACAAGAATAGATGTTTTGAATCTTCTTGCAAAAATATGTAAAGAAAAAGGTATGGCTGTATTGTTTATAACACATGATCTTTCACTTGGATACTATATAAGTGATACAACTCTTATAATGCATAAGGGTAATCTTGTTGAAAAAGGAGAAACATCTCTTGTTTATAATAATCCAATTCATCCATATACAAAAATGCTTTTAAAGTCTATACCGGATATAGGAAACAAATGGAATAAAAATGAAAAATTTTTACCAGAAGATATAAATAAAAAAGTAGAAGAATTTTATAAAAGTTCAAAAGATAAAAAGGGATTTATAGAAGTTGAAAAAAATCATAATGTTTTATTCAGTTTATAG
- a CDS encoding MATE family efflux transporter, translating into MKDKKVDLTNSNIFKSLVKLSLPIVGTSFLQMAYNLTDIYWIGKMGSNAVAAVGTAGFFMWFSNSLSLMPKTGSEITVSQSVGKNDMKNARLYAQNALTIGFILALIYSVFLIIFKAPLINFFNIPDKNVVESSIRYLNIVSYGMIFAFINPVFTGILNGYGDSTTPFKYNTYGLFMNIILDPLFIYGFKLYEAGAAYATVLSQMFVFILFLYKVNIKGYPLNTMRFFRMPDKIHALKIIKLGFPVALQNGLFAFISMNIARIISQWGAVAIAVQKVGAQIESISWMTAGGIATALSSFTGQNYGANKPNRILKGYFSALTISMSIGAFATMLFLFLGDNIFALFIPGDFEAIFEGADYLRIQAYSQILMTIEITTMGAFNGLGNTIPPSLVSIIFTSLRIPIAIFLSNQIGLNGVWWTISLTSMLKGIVIAIWFAFFIKKFLNKKCLNNSI; encoded by the coding sequence ATGAAAGACAAAAAAGTTGATTTAACAAATTCAAACATTTTTAAGTCATTGGTTAAACTTTCCTTACCAATTGTAGGTACATCTTTTTTACAGATGGCATATAATTTAACAGATATATATTGGATTGGTAAAATGGGAAGTAATGCAGTAGCAGCAGTTGGAACTGCTGGTTTTTTTATGTGGTTTTCTAATTCTCTTTCTCTTATGCCAAAAACAGGTAGTGAAATAACTGTTTCTCAGTCTGTTGGAAAAAATGATATGAAAAATGCAAGATTATATGCTCAAAATGCTTTAACTATAGGTTTCATATTAGCTTTGATTTATTCTGTATTTTTAATTATTTTTAAAGCTCCTTTAATAAATTTTTTTAATATTCCCGACAAAAATGTAGTAGAAAGTTCTATAAGATATTTAAATATTGTAAGTTATGGAATGATCTTTGCATTTATTAATCCAGTTTTTACTGGAATTTTAAATGGTTATGGCGATAGTACAACCCCTTTCAAATACAATACTTACGGATTATTTATGAATATAATTCTTGATCCACTTTTCATATATGGATTTAAATTATATGAAGCTGGTGCAGCTTATGCAACTGTTTTATCTCAAATGTTTGTTTTTATTTTATTTTTATATAAAGTAAATATTAAAGGATATCCTTTAAATACTATGCGTTTTTTTAGAATGCCTGATAAAATTCATGCTTTAAAAATCATAAAACTTGGATTTCCAGTAGCTTTACAGAATGGACTTTTTGCATTTATTTCCATGAATATAGCAAGAATAATATCACAATGGGGTGCCGTTGCAATTGCTGTACAAAAAGTAGGTGCTCAAATAGAATCTATTTCTTGGATGACAGCAGGTGGTATAGCTACAGCATTAAGTTCTTTTACAGGTCAAAACTATGGAGCTAATAAACCTAATAGAATATTAAAAGGATATTTTTCAGCTTTAACTATATCTATGAGTATTGGTGCTTTTGCCACAATGCTTTTTCTTTTTCTTGGAGATAATATTTTTGCATTATTCATTCCTGGAGATTTTGAAGCTATATTTGAAGGTGCTGATTATTTAAGAATACAAGCTTATTCTCAAATACTCATGACAATTGAAATAACAACGATGGGAGCTTTCAATGGTCTTGGTAATACAATTCCACCTTCTTTAGTGAGTATAATATTCACATCTTTGAGAATTCCTATAGCTATTTTCTTATCAAATCAGATTGGCTTGAATGGTGTTTGGTGGACAATAAGTTTAACAAGTATGTTAAAAGGTATAGTAATTGCTATATGGTTTGCATTCTTTATAAAGAAATTTTTGAATAAAAAATGCTTAAATAATTCTATTTAA
- a CDS encoding PspC domain-containing protein, with the protein MNKRLYKSISDRKISGICGGIAEYFNIDPTIIRLLFFALIFAGGFGIIAYIVGMIIIPEKTIIYGEKNFKEDFKEDFDYKKKYEEQNKENF; encoded by the coding sequence ATGAATAAAAGACTTTATAAATCAATATCAGACAGGAAAATTTCTGGAATTTGTGGTGGAATAGCTGAATATTTTAATATTGATCCAACCATAATTAGATTATTATTTTTTGCATTAATTTTTGCTGGAGGTTTTGGAATAATAGCTTATATTGTTGGAATGATAATAATACCAGAAAAAACTATTATATATGGAGAAAAAAATTTTAAAGAAGATTTTAAAGAAGATTTTGATTATAAAAAAAAATATGAAGAACAAAACAAAGAAAATTTTTAA
- a CDS encoding DMT family transporter has protein sequence MSRQSKAFINLIFVTLIWGSTFPIQKIAIQGMSSFAFLAIRYWLAAILSILIWKKQSFKYGFIIGIFTCIGQTTQTYGLQFTDASKSGFITSLYIIFVPLFSYLIEKEKLKKKQIIGLPIAIIGSYMLSGGIKGFNFGDFLTIISGISFAIQMVLMTKYSKKVSETSLLTWQFVAVAILNTIFSIGKNWNVSIFAMSASIYMVLIATIWTTLAQLKYQKVVSTNTTALIFIGEPVFSAVFSFIILKERFSFMQWIGALIMISVLIMISVNWVKYKKTRSFSN, from the coding sequence ATGTCAAGACAATCTAAAGCTTTTATAAATCTCATATTTGTTACTTTAATATGGGGCTCAACATTTCCAATACAAAAAATAGCGATACAAGGCATGTCTTCTTTTGCTTTTTTAGCAATAAGATATTGGTTAGCGGCTATATTAAGTATATTAATTTGGAAAAAGCAATCTTTTAAATACGGATTTATAATAGGTATATTTACTTGTATAGGTCAAACAACACAAACATATGGTCTACAATTTACAGATGCTTCTAAAAGTGGTTTTATAACATCTCTTTATATAATATTTGTACCGTTATTTTCGTACTTAATAGAGAAAGAGAAATTAAAGAAGAAACAAATAATAGGATTACCTATAGCTATAATTGGTTCTTATATGCTTTCTGGAGGAATAAAAGGATTCAATTTCGGAGACTTTTTAACGATTATCTCTGGAATATCTTTTGCAATACAGATGGTTTTAATGACTAAATATTCTAAAAAAGTATCAGAAACATCTTTATTAACCTGGCAATTTGTAGCAGTGGCAATATTAAATACAATTTTTTCTATAGGAAAGAATTGGAATGTAAGTATATTTGCTATGTCTGCAAGTATTTATATGGTATTAATTGCAACAATATGGACTACACTCGCTCAATTGAAATATCAAAAAGTGGTTAGTACAAATACAACAGCTTTAATATTTATAGGAGAGCCTGTCTTTTCAGCAGTATTTTCATTCATAATATTAAAAGAAAGATTTTCATTTATGCAATGGATTGGTGCTTTAATAATGATATCAGTTTTAATAATGATATCTGTAAATTGGGTTAAATATAAAAAAACTAGATCATTCAGTAACTAA
- the aroH gene encoding chorismate mutase produces MNVIRGATSIKFNDYDSIKKSILELYNEILNKNKIEKVYSIIATVTPDITAFNPVTFLRKEFNLNDVAFMCVQEAMFENSPKKIIRLLINCESETSNFIYLNEAKKLRPDLMGE; encoded by the coding sequence ATGAATGTTATAAGGGGAGCTACATCGATAAAATTTAATGACTATGATTCTATAAAAAAAAGTATTTTAGAACTTTATAATGAAATATTAAATAAAAATAAAATAGAAAAAGTGTATAGTATAATAGCAACAGTTACACCGGATATAACAGCCTTTAATCCTGTAACTTTTTTGAGAAAAGAATTTAATTTAAACGATGTAGCATTTATGTGTGTACAAGAAGCAATGTTTGAAAATTCACCAAAAAAAATTATAAGGCTTTTAATAAATTGTGAAAGTGAAACTTCTAATTTCATTTATTTAAATGAAGCAAAAAAATTAAGACCAGATTTAATGGGAGAGTAA